A genomic region of Dickeya solani IPO 2222 contains the following coding sequences:
- a CDS encoding ABC transporter substrate-binding protein, whose translation MLKKSWRPLLLATTLTTAFASFATQYPLTVTDIDGQNVTIKQEPQRLVLQDGRDIMSMALLDRDNPFGRLVAWNNLPKKQDSATWDLLKGKWPQSESILDMGFSDKGEVELESILAKKPDLMIAQLRAKPALMENGVIGKLNALHIPLVFVDYEINPAKNTASSIDLLGKVLNREENAKAYTDFYRQHFDNIQKVTAGITTKPNVFIEPIAGNTDACCFTHAHNGWGGLLEAIGAKNIGSGLLPGASGFVSLEKVISEKPDTYIMTGSKRGNGTSKILPFGYGASDSDIQDKAKALLSRTGVDQIPAIKAGQVYGVYHHFYNHPYNIVGMEYLAKAVYPKQFSTLNPDDTYHYIVRHFTTLPDNNFVFARKLAE comes from the coding sequence ATGCTAAAAAAATCATGGCGCCCACTTTTACTCGCTACCACACTCACAACCGCCTTCGCCAGCTTCGCCACCCAGTATCCTCTCACTGTTACTGATATCGACGGACAAAACGTTACCATCAAGCAGGAGCCGCAGCGCCTTGTGCTGCAGGACGGCCGCGATATTATGTCCATGGCGCTGCTGGATCGCGATAACCCGTTTGGCCGGCTGGTCGCCTGGAACAATTTGCCGAAAAAACAGGACTCCGCCACCTGGGACCTGCTGAAAGGCAAATGGCCGCAGTCTGAAAGCATTCTGGACATGGGTTTCAGCGACAAGGGTGAAGTGGAACTGGAAAGTATTCTGGCCAAAAAACCGGACCTGATGATTGCCCAGTTGCGTGCTAAACCGGCGCTGATGGAAAATGGCGTGATCGGCAAACTGAACGCGCTGCACATTCCGCTGGTGTTTGTGGATTATGAAATCAATCCGGCCAAAAATACCGCATCCAGCATCGACCTGCTGGGCAAAGTGCTGAACCGTGAAGAAAACGCCAAAGCGTATACCGATTTTTACCGCCAGCACTTTGACAACATCCAAAAAGTGACCGCGGGCATCACCACCAAGCCCAACGTGTTCATTGAGCCTATCGCCGGCAACACCGACGCCTGCTGCTTCACCCATGCCCACAACGGCTGGGGTGGCCTGCTGGAAGCCATCGGCGCGAAAAACATCGGTTCCGGATTGTTACCGGGCGCATCCGGTTTTGTCTCACTGGAAAAAGTAATCAGCGAAAAACCTGATACCTACATCATGACCGGCTCCAAACGCGGCAACGGCACCAGCAAGATTCTGCCGTTCGGGTATGGCGCCAGCGACAGCGATATTCAGGATAAAGCCAAAGCGCTGCTGAGCCGCACCGGCGTCGACCAGATTCCCGCCATTAAAGCCGGTCAGGTTTACGGCGTATACCATCATTTCTATAACCATCCGTACAATATCGTCGGCATGGAATATCTGGCCAAAGCGGTGTATCCGAAGCAGTTCAGCACGCTGAACCCGGACGATACCTATCACTATATTGTTCGCCATTTTACCACCCTGCCTGACAACAACTTTGTGTTTGCCCGCAAACTGGCCGAGTAA